In Acidobacteriota bacterium, a genomic segment contains:
- a CDS encoding GNAT family N-acetyltransferase: MQLDLGSCGVRSFREPDAAELARHANNRNVWLQLRDRFPHPYAVDDARGFIAFASGADPETAFAITVDDRPVGSIGVVLGEDVERCSAEIGYWLGETYWGRGIATRALVGFTRHAFVAYELERLFAVPLAANAASCRVLEKAGYRLEGRMRRSAVKDGVVQDQLLYAIVRGEDSEVAEADET; the protein is encoded by the coding sequence ATGCAACTCGACCTTGGATCCTGCGGGGTGCGGTCGTTCCGTGAGCCGGACGCCGCCGAACTGGCCCGGCACGCCAACAACCGCAACGTGTGGTTGCAGTTGCGGGATCGCTTTCCCCACCCCTACGCGGTCGACGATGCGCGCGGGTTCATCGCGTTCGCCAGTGGTGCGGATCCCGAGACGGCGTTCGCCATTACAGTCGATGACCGGCCGGTCGGTTCCATCGGGGTGGTGCTCGGTGAGGACGTGGAGCGATGCTCGGCCGAGATTGGCTACTGGCTCGGCGAGACATACTGGGGCCGCGGCATCGCAACGCGCGCGCTGGTGGGCTTCACCCGGCATGCCTTCGTCGCCTACGAGCTGGAGCGGCTGTTTGCCGTTCCCTTGGCCGCAAACGCCGCGTCCTGTCGCGTGCTGGAGAAGGCCGGCTATCGGCTGGAAGGCCGCATGCGCCGCAGCGCCGTCAAGGACGGGGTCGTGCAGGACCAGTTGCTGTATGCCATCGTGCGTGGCGAGGACTCGGAAGTAGCCGAGGCAGATGAAACATGA
- a CDS encoding type II toxin-antitoxin system VapC family toxin produces MNVLLDTFYLYRFMAAARGFSDAERRFLDDRAARILVSAVSIWEMRLKFQARYRSGARKSSFDPDDVVAALERQDVTFLPLTTLHAARTLDVPIAHRDPFDELLLVQAQQEGLKLLTVDRLLVGHPLTVSL; encoded by the coding sequence GTGAACGTCCTTCTGGACACGTTCTATCTCTACCGGTTCATGGCGGCGGCGCGGGGTTTCTCCGACGCCGAGCGTCGGTTCCTCGACGATCGCGCCGCGCGCATCCTGGTCAGCGCCGTGTCGATCTGGGAGATGCGCCTGAAGTTCCAGGCCCGTTACCGATCGGGGGCACGGAAGAGCAGTTTCGACCCGGATGATGTAGTTGCTGCGCTGGAACGGCAGGACGTGACGTTCCTGCCGCTGACGACGCTCCATGCCGCCAGGACGCTGGACGTGCCCATCGCTCACCGCGACCCGTTCGACGAGCTTCTGCTGGTTCAGGCTCAGCAGGAGGGCTTGAAGCTTCTGACGGTCGATCGTCTACTCGTCGGACACCCGCTGACGGTCAGTCTTTAG
- a CDS encoding type II toxin-antitoxin system prevent-host-death family antitoxin — protein MELAVREAKARLSELIAAAEKGERVVITRHGVPAVELVRCRRRGGIDFDKLEETRRRLGIEDAPEEEVAEWRAAFEDPAFSRQVLGLEDE, from the coding sequence ATGGAACTTGCGGTGCGTGAAGCCAAGGCTCGACTCTCGGAGCTCATCGCGGCCGCCGAGAAAGGCGAGCGTGTCGTGATCACCAGGCACGGTGTGCCCGCCGTGGAGCTGGTCCGCTGTCGCCGGCGAGGCGGCATCGACTTCGACAAGCTGGAGGAGACGCGCCGGCGGCTCGGGATCGAGGACGCCCCGGAGGAAGAGGTGGCGGAATGGAGGGCAGCCTTCGAGGACCCGGCGTTCAGCCGTCAGGTGCTGGGGCTTGAAGACGAGTAG
- a CDS encoding TonB-dependent receptor, with the protein MSRTTLLTLLVGFAAPGLVHAQTVIEGTVTDTTDLVLPGVTVEARSIEEGGPIETAVTDGTGAFAITGLPAGVYDITFTLPGFQTDVRRGVALGARATVTLDTVLSVQLQEQVVVVGSRAQPRSVTESPVPIDAIPFRDVMSQGATTLDYQLRNLVPSFNVATHPISGAASLVRPASLRNLAHDHTLVLVNGKRRHRSAILVWFGGVTDGTQGPDISTIPAIALRQVEVLRDGASAQYGSDAIAGVLNFLLKDAREGGSLEFSTGTYRAGDGDAYNVAGNVGLPLGDNGFANLSLEYGNAGPTDRSVQRADAAALIAAGNTAVADPAQPWGNTTSEDDLKLFGNFGHLNANGLQLYGHANYANKTSAQGFYFRNPNTRANIFSLDGGQTLLVGDVLDARDGVRDGSAGCPTVRITDNRPDQMALARVFADPNCFSFQEIAPGGFTPSYSGVITDLSAVAGLRRAAANGLIWDASASYGAHQADFFLFNTVNASLGPDTPRNFDPGLYRQAEVNLNFDVSYAATDLIHLAGGAEWRDERFTIRAGERPSWEVGPFAAQGFVSGSNGFAGFPDYTAGTWTRANVALYGDVELGNPDDRWTVGGALRVERFDVFGATANGKLSARYGLGDAVSVRGGVSTGFRAPTPGQQNTFNVQSTINPRTLDLVDSATVPSTYRAAQLRGGRPLDPETSTNATAGLVVDTGAFTLTADYFHVDVSNRLALSQNFTLGADERALLLSEGITSARTLAFFRFFINDFSTRTRGIDVVSTWAPLGLGGDTVFSLAMNRTDTAVTEESDLLSPGDVLALERGVPETRWNVAVNQRAGRVGLLGRLHYFGSWVDHLDARSARGADAQVLAGRFILDLEASVALAPDVTLAVGGQNVFNTFSDRMDLFAARFGLPYSQFTPWGLSGGYYYARVNYGWGG; encoded by the coding sequence ATGTCCAGAACGACTCTTCTCACGCTTCTGGTGGGATTCGCGGCGCCGGGGCTCGTCCATGCCCAGACGGTCATCGAGGGCACCGTCACCGACACGACGGATCTCGTGCTGCCCGGCGTGACCGTGGAGGCGCGCAGCATCGAGGAAGGCGGCCCGATCGAAACGGCGGTCACCGATGGAACCGGCGCGTTCGCGATCACCGGACTCCCGGCGGGAGTGTACGACATCACCTTCACGCTGCCCGGCTTCCAGACGGACGTGCGCCGCGGCGTGGCGCTCGGCGCAAGGGCAACGGTCACACTCGACACGGTCCTGTCGGTGCAACTCCAAGAGCAGGTCGTCGTGGTCGGCAGCCGCGCGCAGCCGCGGTCGGTGACCGAATCTCCGGTTCCCATCGACGCCATTCCCTTTCGCGACGTCATGAGCCAGGGCGCCACCACACTCGACTACCAGTTGCGGAACCTGGTTCCCTCCTTCAACGTCGCCACGCACCCGATCAGCGGCGCGGCATCGCTCGTGCGGCCGGCCAGCCTGCGCAACCTCGCCCACGACCACACGCTGGTGCTGGTCAACGGCAAGCGCCGCCACCGCTCGGCGATCCTGGTCTGGTTCGGCGGCGTGACGGACGGCACGCAGGGGCCGGACATCTCGACGATTCCGGCGATCGCCCTGCGGCAGGTCGAGGTGCTGCGCGACGGCGCCTCGGCGCAGTACGGCTCCGACGCCATCGCCGGCGTGCTCAATTTTCTGCTCAAGGACGCCCGCGAGGGCGGCAGCCTGGAGTTCAGCACCGGGACCTATCGCGCGGGCGACGGCGATGCCTACAACGTCGCCGGCAACGTCGGACTGCCGCTGGGCGACAACGGCTTCGCCAACCTCAGCCTGGAGTACGGCAACGCCGGTCCGACCGACCGCAGCGTGCAGCGCGCCGATGCGGCGGCGCTGATCGCGGCCGGCAACACCGCGGTGGCCGACCCGGCGCAGCCCTGGGGCAACACCACGAGCGAGGACGACCTCAAGTTGTTCGGCAACTTCGGCCACCTCAACGCCAACGGCCTGCAGCTCTACGGCCACGCCAACTACGCGAACAAGACGTCGGCGCAGGGGTTCTACTTCCGGAACCCGAATACGCGGGCCAACATCTTCAGTCTCGACGGCGGCCAGACGCTGCTCGTCGGGGACGTGCTCGATGCGCGCGACGGCGTCCGGGACGGCTCGGCGGGCTGTCCCACCGTGAGGATCACCGACAACCGGCCTGATCAGATGGCCCTGGCGCGGGTGTTCGCCGACCCGAACTGCTTCTCGTTTCAGGAGATCGCCCCGGGCGGGTTCACCCCGTCCTACAGCGGCGTGATCACCGACCTGTCGGCGGTCGCCGGCCTGCGCCGCGCCGCCGCCAACGGCCTGATCTGGGACGCCAGCGCGAGCTACGGCGCCCACCAGGCCGACTTCTTCCTCTTCAACACGGTCAACGCGTCGCTCGGTCCCGACACCCCGCGCAACTTCGATCCGGGCCTCTACCGGCAGGCGGAGGTCAACCTCAATTTCGACGTCTCCTACGCCGCCACCGACCTGATTCACCTGGCCGGCGGCGCCGAGTGGCGCGACGAGCGCTTCACCATCCGCGCTGGCGAGCGGCCGTCGTGGGAGGTCGGTCCCTTCGCGGCGCAGGGCTTCGTCTCCGGCTCCAACGGCTTCGCGGGGTTTCCCGACTACACGGCCGGGACGTGGACCCGCGCCAACGTCGCCCTCTACGGGGACGTGGAGCTGGGCAATCCCGACGACCGCTGGACCGTCGGCGGCGCCTTGCGCGTCGAACGCTTCGACGTCTTCGGCGCGACGGCGAACGGCAAGCTGTCCGCGCGCTATGGGCTGGGCGACGCCGTCTCCGTGCGCGGCGGCGTCAGCACGGGGTTCCGCGCCCCCACGCCCGGCCAGCAGAACACGTTCAACGTGCAGTCGACCATCAACCCCAGGACGCTGGACCTGGTCGACAGCGCCACCGTGCCGTCCACCTACCGGGCCGCGCAGCTCCGGGGCGGCCGGCCGCTCGATCCCGAAACCTCGACCAATGCGACGGCCGGGCTGGTGGTCGACACCGGCGCGTTCACGCTCACCGCCGACTACTTCCACGTCGACGTCTCGAACCGCCTTGCCCTGTCCCAAAACTTCACGCTCGGGGCGGACGAGCGCGCATTGCTCCTGTCGGAAGGCATCACGTCGGCGCGCACGCTGGCCTTCTTCCGGTTCTTCATCAACGACTTCTCGACCCGGACGCGGGGGATCGACGTCGTTTCGACCTGGGCGCCCCTCGGACTGGGAGGTGACACGGTCTTCAGCCTGGCCATGAACCGCACCGACACGGCGGTGACGGAAGAATCGGACCTGCTCAGCCCCGGCGACGTGCTCGCCCTGGAACGGGGCGTGCCGGAGACGCGCTGGAACGTCGCCGTCAACCAGCGCGCCGGGCGGGTCGGCCTGCTCGGCCGCCTGCACTACTTCGGATCGTGGGTCGACCACCTCGACGCGCGCTCCGCGCGCGGCGCCGACGCGCAGGTGCTCGCCGGCCGCTTCATCCTCGACCTGGAGGCCAGCGTCGCGCTTGCCCCCGACGTCACGTTGGCCGTCGGCGGCCAGAACGTGTTCAACACCTTCTCGGACCGGATGGACCTCTTCGCCGCGCGGTTCGGCCTGCCCTACAGCCAGTTCACGCCGTGGGGACTGAGCGGCGGGTACTATTACGCGCGCGTCAACTACGGTTGGGGTGGGTAG
- a CDS encoding DUF3052 family protein: MPPSGVAPAPSATAGYSGTPLPRKLGVKPGMRVVLVKPPDGFAAILEPLPPDVLLRRTNRGARDVTLWFTRSRRELERGMERMAQSVGDGRLWIVWPKKTSPLAADHTGQDVRRVGLAAGLVDFKVCAVDEDWSGLAFVRRRC; the protein is encoded by the coding sequence ATGCCGCCGAGCGGCGTCGCCCCTGCGCCGTCGGCCACCGCCGGCTATTCGGGCACGCCGCTGCCCCGCAAGCTCGGCGTCAAGCCGGGGATGCGCGTAGTGCTGGTGAAACCGCCGGACGGCTTCGCGGCGATCCTCGAGCCTCTGCCGCCCGACGTGCTGCTTCGCAGGACGAACCGCGGCGCGCGCGACGTTACCCTCTGGTTCACACGCTCGCGGCGGGAGCTCGAGCGCGGCATGGAGCGGATGGCGCAGAGCGTGGGTGATGGACGGCTGTGGATCGTCTGGCCGAAGAAGACCTCGCCGCTGGCCGCCGATCACACGGGGCAGGACGTGCGGCGCGTCGGGCTCGCGGCCGGACTGGTCGACTTCAAGGTCTGCGCCGTGGACGAGGACTGGTCCGGGCTGGCGTTCGTGCGGCGCCGGTGTTGA
- a CDS encoding type II toxin-antitoxin system ParD family antitoxin gives MALVKKSITITDRQEQWIRAQVASGDYGSDSEYFRTLIRQDQARNATFRALQEAVQEGVESGVSDRTVKEIWAEAEQRYETGHG, from the coding sequence ATGGCGCTGGTCAAGAAGAGCATCACCATAACCGACCGTCAGGAGCAGTGGATCAGGGCGCAGGTCGCAAGCGGCGACTACGGCAGCGACAGCGAGTACTTCCGCACCTTGATCCGCCAGGACCAGGCACGAAACGCCACCTTCCGAGCCTTGCAGGAGGCTGTTCAGGAAGGTGTGGAAAGCGGCGTCAGCGACAGGACGGTGAAGGAGATCTGGGCGGAGGCGGAGCAGCGCTACGAAACCGGGCATGGCTGA
- a CDS encoding type II toxin-antitoxin system RelE/ParE family toxin has translation MADFRLSTRAATDLGGIARYTIETFGVEQARRYRDDLEACFRTLADNPRLGRSAERLRPGLRRFEHRSHAVFYMQNEDGILIVRILHARMEPSRGVRP, from the coding sequence ATGGCTGACTTCCGTCTGTCGACCCGCGCCGCGACCGACCTTGGGGGCATCGCCCGCTATACCATCGAGACATTCGGCGTCGAGCAGGCACGCCGATATCGTGACGATCTGGAAGCCTGCTTCCGGACGCTGGCGGACAATCCACGATTGGGCAGAAGCGCAGAACGGCTTCGACCCGGTCTTCGACGCTTCGAGCATCGCTCGCACGCCGTGTTCTACATGCAGAACGAAGACGGAATCCTGATCGTCCGAATCCTGCACGCCAGGATGGAGCCCTCGCGCGGTGTTCGCCCGTGA
- a CDS encoding acetate--CoA ligase family protein, with the protein MRRMEPTATRPPSESLDALLRPASVAVIGASNDPTRIGGRPIRYLRAAGYAGRVYPVNPRHRDVQGLAAFPHISDVPEAVDLAIVAVPAPSVGDTVEACAARGVRVAVIYSAGFAEMGAEGQRQQRRLGAIAAETGIRIVGPNCLGVYNSELGFFATFSTTLEDGFPAPGGVALVSQSGAYGSHLSLLARKRNIDIRYWVTTGNEADVSVPEVLGWLAEQDDVSVIMAHAEGITDRDALVHALETARARRKPVVFQKVGVTDVGAQAVQSHTASLAGADPVYEAAFRQFGAYRARDTDEMLDIAYAASFGVFPESPRVALVSISGGVGVQMADAAVGFGLDVAPLSQSAQQRLKAALPYASPRNPVDITAQAFNRVELIGDNLGIVFEEEQHDAVVAFFTYVAAAEGMVEPIRDAIHAARERRPRRALVLSIVAPPDVVRQYEAVGCPVFEDPTRAVRSVAALHRFRRIFAEGADESPSDGAGGASDATTIAPSTRSLPEGPISEREAKRLLSEAGVPVVDEELARTVDDAWRAAAAFDGPVAIKLCAPGVLHKTELGGVVLDVSTETEARRAFETITSRARAADPAVRIEGVLIAPMVTGGVETILGVRHDPTFGPVVMFGLGGTLVEVIDDVSFRVAPFGEAEARRMVEETRAAKVLHGTRGQGPYDVAALAAALSRLSIFAAEHGDRIETAEINPFVVLPEGRGAVALDAVIMTRP; encoded by the coding sequence ATGCGCAGGATGGAACCGACTGCCACGAGGCCCCCGTCCGAATCCCTCGACGCGCTGCTGCGCCCCGCGTCGGTCGCCGTGATCGGCGCCTCGAACGACCCGACGCGCATCGGGGGACGCCCCATTCGATACCTGCGCGCCGCGGGTTACGCCGGCCGGGTCTACCCCGTCAATCCCCGGCACAGGGACGTGCAGGGACTCGCGGCGTTTCCGCACATCTCCGACGTGCCGGAAGCGGTCGACCTGGCGATCGTCGCAGTACCTGCCCCGAGCGTGGGGGATACGGTCGAAGCGTGCGCGGCGCGCGGCGTGCGGGTTGCGGTCATCTACAGCGCCGGCTTCGCGGAGATGGGCGCCGAGGGACAGCGCCAACAGCGACGCCTCGGCGCCATCGCCGCCGAAACCGGCATCCGCATCGTCGGTCCCAACTGCCTCGGCGTCTACAACTCGGAGCTCGGGTTCTTCGCCACGTTCAGCACGACGCTCGAGGACGGCTTCCCCGCGCCGGGCGGCGTCGCGCTCGTCAGCCAGAGCGGGGCCTACGGCAGCCACCTGTCGCTGCTCGCCCGCAAACGCAACATCGACATCCGCTACTGGGTGACGACCGGCAACGAGGCGGATGTCTCGGTGCCAGAGGTGCTCGGGTGGCTGGCGGAGCAGGACGACGTGTCGGTCATCATGGCCCACGCCGAGGGCATCACGGACCGGGACGCGCTCGTACACGCCCTGGAGACAGCCCGCGCCCGCCGCAAGCCGGTGGTGTTCCAGAAGGTCGGGGTCACCGACGTGGGTGCGCAGGCCGTCCAATCGCACACGGCGTCGCTCGCCGGCGCGGACCCGGTCTACGAGGCGGCGTTCCGGCAGTTCGGCGCCTACCGGGCGCGCGACACGGACGAGATGCTGGACATCGCCTACGCGGCCAGCTTCGGCGTCTTCCCGGAGAGCCCGCGCGTGGCGCTCGTCTCCATCTCCGGCGGCGTGGGCGTCCAAATGGCGGACGCGGCGGTCGGCTTCGGCCTCGACGTGGCGCCGCTGAGCCAGTCGGCGCAGCAGCGGCTGAAGGCGGCGCTTCCCTACGCCTCGCCCCGCAACCCGGTCGACATCACCGCGCAGGCCTTCAACCGCGTGGAGCTCATCGGCGACAACCTCGGCATCGTGTTCGAGGAGGAGCAGCACGACGCGGTCGTCGCCTTCTTCACCTACGTCGCTGCAGCCGAAGGGATGGTCGAGCCGATCCGCGACGCGATCCATGCCGCCCGCGAACGGCGGCCCCGCCGCGCGCTGGTGCTCTCCATCGTCGCCCCGCCGGACGTCGTGCGCCAGTACGAGGCGGTCGGCTGCCCCGTGTTCGAGGACCCGACCCGCGCCGTGCGCTCCGTTGCGGCGCTCCACCGGTTCCGCCGGATCTTTGCGGAGGGTGCCGACGAGTCCCCGTCGGACGGCGCGGGTGGAGCGTCGGACGCCACGACCATCGCGCCGTCGACACGGAGCCTGCCCGAAGGCCCCATTTCGGAACGGGAGGCGAAACGCCTCCTCTCCGAGGCGGGGGTGCCGGTGGTCGACGAAGAACTCGCACGGACCGTCGACGATGCCTGGCGTGCCGCCGCCGCGTTCGACGGGCCGGTGGCAATCAAGCTCTGCGCGCCGGGCGTCCTGCACAAGACCGAACTCGGCGGCGTCGTGCTCGACGTGTCGACCGAGACTGAAGCGCGCCGGGCCTTCGAGACGATCACGTCGCGCGCCCGGGCGGCGGACCCGGCCGTCCGCATCGAGGGTGTGCTGATCGCGCCGATGGTCACGGGCGGCGTCGAGACGATCCTCGGCGTCCGTCACGACCCGACGTTCGGACCGGTCGTCATGTTCGGTCTCGGCGGGACGCTCGTGGAGGTGATCGACGACGTCAGTTTCCGCGTAGCGCCGTTCGGAGAGGCTGAAGCGCGCCGTATGGTCGAGGAGACCCGGGCTGCCAAGGTGCTGCACGGAACGCGCGGCCAAGGCCCCTACGACGTCGCGGCCCTAGCGGCAGCCCTGTCGCGCCTGTCGATCTTCGCCGCGGAACACGGCGACCGGATCGAAACCGCGGAGATCAACCCGTTCGTGGTGCTCCCCGAAGGTCGCGGCGCCGTGGCGCTCGACGCCGTTATCATGACGCGTCCGTAG
- a CDS encoding AAA family ATPase, with amino-acid sequence MQVLWDGNGSPHGGWSRTLNGENWTPPDDLWEVNRGLHLDDPLDGSNDRRWVDTGAARGEYSHRPLYRVLGVQEAADEPQPQLQAPPDRGYYLFCGHRGCGKSTELRRIRQHLHQQDLYYVVFADAARDLDPNNLRYQDILLHLAAKLTGQLQMDEIELDPVYVQRLERWFVERVEVQEETREFAQQAKAGVQVQAGLPLVGKLFAEISNAFKTNSSYKEILRQTLQNHFTDFAEAFNHLIEAADEALQQAGNGRRILFIIDGTDRLREDDARAFFITDVHQLQQVRGLFIYCAPIHLIYEGNTIEQDFNRVFKLPMIKIKNADGSNNRAGYEAMRAMLYRRAAEHLFDDGVADELIAHSGGHPRGLLQLLQQAFQYAEHDRFDDASARRAVVEAASVFRRILAPDDYQLLAEIDSIDWNMEQPASTERTRRLLYDLALLEYNDHYWRSHPAVQTAAAYKRARHLIDEASDG; translated from the coding sequence ATCCAGGTACTATGGGATGGTAACGGTTCACCTCACGGTGGATGGAGTAGGACGTTGAACGGCGAGAACTGGACGCCACCTGATGACCTCTGGGAGGTCAATCGTGGCCTGCACCTAGACGATCCCCTGGACGGATCCAACGACCGGCGGTGGGTCGACACCGGAGCGGCGCGGGGCGAGTACAGCCATCGTCCGCTCTATCGCGTGCTGGGCGTGCAGGAAGCGGCTGACGAGCCTCAACCACAATTGCAGGCACCGCCCGACCGGGGCTATTACCTGTTCTGTGGACACCGAGGCTGCGGCAAGAGCACGGAGCTGCGGCGCATCCGACAGCACCTCCACCAACAGGATCTTTACTACGTCGTGTTCGCCGATGCGGCTCGGGACTTGGACCCGAACAACTTGCGTTACCAGGACATTCTCCTGCACCTTGCCGCCAAGCTCACGGGGCAGCTGCAAATGGACGAGATCGAGCTGGATCCTGTATACGTGCAGCGACTTGAGCGTTGGTTCGTGGAGCGGGTGGAGGTACAGGAAGAGACCAGAGAGTTCGCCCAACAAGCCAAGGCCGGTGTGCAAGTCCAGGCGGGCCTTCCTCTCGTCGGGAAGCTGTTCGCCGAGATCAGCAACGCCTTCAAGACGAACTCTTCGTACAAGGAGATCCTGCGGCAGACTCTGCAAAACCACTTCACCGATTTTGCCGAAGCCTTCAACCATCTGATCGAGGCGGCCGACGAAGCCTTGCAGCAAGCGGGCAACGGCCGGCGGATCCTGTTCATCATCGACGGCACCGATCGGCTGCGGGAGGACGACGCTCGAGCATTCTTCATCACAGACGTCCATCAGCTTCAGCAAGTGCGTGGCCTGTTCATCTATTGCGCACCTATTCACCTGATTTATGAAGGCAACACGATCGAGCAGGACTTCAACAGGGTCTTCAAGCTGCCCATGATCAAGATCAAGAACGCCGACGGCAGCAACAATCGGGCCGGCTACGAAGCAATGCGCGCCATGTTGTATCGCCGCGCTGCGGAGCACTTGTTCGATGACGGTGTAGCCGATGAACTGATAGCCCACAGCGGCGGCCACCCGCGTGGCCTGTTGCAGCTGTTGCAGCAGGCGTTTCAGTACGCTGAACACGATCGCTTCGACGATGCCTCTGCGCGGCGCGCCGTGGTCGAAGCAGCCTCCGTGTTTCGACGCATTCTTGCGCCGGACGACTATCAGCTTCTGGCCGAGATCGACTCGATCGACTGGAACATGGAACAACCAGCAAGCACCGAGCGCACCCGCCGACTTCTTTACGATCTCGCGCTCCTGGAGTACAACGACCACTACTGGCGCAGTCACCCCGCCGTACAAACTGCTGCCGCCTACAAGCGCGCAAGACACCTGATCGATGAAGCCAGCGACGGATAG
- a CDS encoding tetratricopeptide repeat protein, translated as MLQERGQLDEALRIRTEEQLPVFEDLGDVRSQAITQSKIADILQERGQLDEALRIRTEEQLPVFEDLGDVRSQAITQSKIADILQERGQLDEALRIRTEEQLPIFEQLGDAHSLAVTQGEIADTLQERGQLDEALRLYEQEVLPGFEALKLPAESDRARTRIRELRARLG; from the coding sequence ATCCTCCAGGAGCGTGGACAACTCGACGAAGCCCTCAGAATCCGGACCGAAGAACAACTGCCCGTCTTCGAAGACCTCGGCGACGTCCGTTCCCAGGCCATCACTCAGAGCAAGATCGCCGACATCCTCCAGGAGCGTGGACAACTCGACGAAGCCCTCAGAATCCGGACCGAAGAACAACTGCCCGTCTTCGAAGACCTCGGCGACGTCCGTTCCCAGGCCATCACTCAGAGCAAGATCGCCGACATCCTCCAGGAGCGTGGACAACTCGACGAAGCCCTCAGAATCCGGACCGAAGAACAACTGCCCATCTTCGAGCAGCTCGGCGATGCCCACTCGCTTGCCGTCACCCAAGGCGAAATCGCTGATACCCTGCAGGAACGTGGACAGCTTGATGAAGCTCTCCGACTCTATGAACAGGAAGTGCTCCCCGGTTTTGAAGCACTGAAGCTCCCCGCAGAGAGCGACCGCGCGCGAACACGGATACGTGAACTACGAGCGAGACTCGGATGA